The Actinosynnema mirum DSM 43827 genomic interval GCAACTACATCTTCACCACCGAGGCCCTGATCGAGGCCCTGCGCGACGACGCCGCCGACGCCGACTCGGACCACGACATGGGCGGCAACATCATCCCCGCCCTGGTGAACCAGGGGCGCGCGCACGTCTACGACTTCGCGGACAACAGCGTCCCCGGCGAGAGCGAGCGCGACCGGGGCTACTGGCGCGACGTGGGGACCATCGACGCCTACTACGAGGCGCACATGGACCTGGTGTCGGTGCACCCGGTGTTCAACCTCTACAACCAGTCCTGGCCGATCCGCACCGCGACGCCCCCGCTGCCGCCCGCCAAGTTCATCGCGGGCGGGAGCGCCGAGGACTCGATGGTCGGGCCGGGCTCGATCATCTCGGGCACCGTGCACGGGTCGGTGATCAGCTCGGACGTGGTGGTCGAGACCGGGTCGGTGGTGCAGGGCAGCGTGCTGCTGCCGGGCGTGCGGATCGGGCGCGGCGCGGTGGTGCGGCGGGCGATCCTGGACAAGAACGTGGTGGTGCCGGACGGCGCGCTGATCGGCGTCCACCCGGCGACCGACCGGTCGCGGTACACGGTCAGCGCGGGCGGCGTGACCGTGCTCGGCAAGGGCGTCACGGCGCACCTGGACTAGGGGGCCGCCACCGCTCCCGGTGGCGCGGGCGGTCGGCTGATCGCTCACGGCGAACAGGGCGGGGGTCGTTCGACGATCCCCGCCTTTCGCCTGCTCGGACGTGGCGCAGGTGACAAGAACGGGGGTGTCGATTCCCCCTCGCGGGGGTACCTCGGCCCCGAGCCGGG includes:
- the glgC gene encoding glucose-1-phosphate adenylyltransferase, coding for MKGQPHVLGIVLAGGEGKRLWPLTADRAKPAVPFGGNYRLVDFVLSNLVNAGFVQLCVLTQYKSHSLDRHISTTWRLSNVLGQYVTPVPAQQRLGPRWYTGSADAIYQSLNLVHDEKPDHIAVFGADNVYRMDPGQMLQQHVDSGAGVTVAGMRVPRAEAKAFGCIDSDEFGKITQFLEKPSEPPHVPGDPEVTFASMGNYIFTTEALIEALRDDAADADSDHDMGGNIIPALVNQGRAHVYDFADNSVPGESERDRGYWRDVGTIDAYYEAHMDLVSVHPVFNLYNQSWPIRTATPPLPPAKFIAGGSAEDSMVGPGSIISGTVHGSVISSDVVVETGSVVQGSVLLPGVRIGRGAVVRRAILDKNVVVPDGALIGVHPATDRSRYTVSAGGVTVLGKGVTAHLD